The genomic window CACCACCGCGCCCGCCGACCCACATGACCGTAGCCGATCATCCAATGGTGGCCGAGCGCGTGACGCGCCACAAAATCTAAAAACTCACGCCCGCCGCCGGGCAGTCGCACCTTGGTCGGATTACCCGGGAAAACCATGTCCGTGCGCACGGCCTCGCCCTCCAGCACACCAAGCCGATAGCTGTCGCCGCCGCCTACGAGATTCAACAGCGTCACCGGACCGGGCTTGCCCGGGAACAGCACGCACAACCCCTCATCAGCCAGGCGCACCGGCGCCAAACGAATCTCCGCCGGCGATTCGGCCAATGACGGGTGCCCGCAGCCGCAGTGGGAAAACAGCGCCGTGCCCTCCGCCACATCGACATCGAGCAAATCCGTATTGTGCGTGGGGCCACCGGTCAAAAAGTGCGCCGCGACCTGCGCCACCGCGCCGTTGACATCGCCCTCGCACGCCACAACCAAATCTTCGCCCGCCAACTGCGAGGCCGCCAGGCAAAACCGGCCCATGAAGTCCGGGTAGCAATCCACGGCCACCGCGCCCAGGCGATGTTCCGCCATCCAGGCGCGCAAGGTCGCCAGTACACGCCCGGCGTATAACCCGGTTTCGTCGTCCACTTCCACGTTTGCGGCGGCTTGCGCCTGCCGCCACGCCTTGGTCGCCTCCGCCAACGGCGCTTGATCGACCGCCGTCACGAAACGTCGCATGGATAGCGGCACGACCTCCGGCCCCAACCGCCGCCGCAGCCCGATTTCATCGACCGCGATTTCCGTCATGCCGAAGGTGCGGTGTCCCAACAATCCGATCCGCAGCCGTCGCATCGCGGCGGCCAAAGCAGCGGCGAACGCGAAATCCGCCAACGCCGCGGCGGTTTCGGGATCGGCGATCTCTCCGAACCAAAACCGGTACGGTCGGCCGAGTTCCGCCAGCACCATGTCGAGTTGCTGCGTGCCGCAAAGCGAACCCGTTTCCACACCCCGCAACGCCCAGGTAAACACCGGCACACTCAGCCGCTCGACCAAACGCAAGGCGAGAAAATCGTCGCTCCACGTGGCGGTCAAAACCACCAAGCCGTCGATATCCGCGGCGCGCAAAACCTCCCCGGCCGCGTCGGCCGCCGCAATATCACTGATGACGTGGGGTATCAAGGAATTGGTAATCGGTAGCGTGGCGAGCACCGCCGCCGCCTGGTCGCGGCAACTTCCGGCGAGGTCGAAACCCACTTCGTTGGGGTGCCCGATTATCACCAGGCCGATGTGCGGTTTACGCATCGTTGCTTCCTTCTATCGCTGCACTGTGGTTCGCGCCCGACACGTTCATCAAGCGGTCGACATAGAGACTTCATACCAAAAATCACGGTCGCTTGTACATTCCGTGCAGCCGTTTATACTGGTTTTGTTACAGGATAGTAGAGCAACCAACCTTTCGACAGGGTAATATTCATGGCCAAAGCCCTTTTTGTGCGTGCCCATGCGCCATATTCTAGGTGGCAGGTGATGGCAACCTCGCCGATGGGCTTGATGTATTTGTCGGCGATGCTACGCCGCAACGGTCATGAAACCAAAATTATCGACGGCGTGATCGACCCGCATTGGATGGACCATCTGCAAAACCTGGTGAGTACCTGGCGGCCGGACGTCGTGGGCTTCTCCTTACTTAGTTTGGATATCGACTCGGTCGCCGAAAGCGTACGGCGCTTGCGGGAAAGCAGCGTCGACGCCCTGCTGGTGGGTGGCGGACCCGGGGCCGCCTTCGCCGACGAGAAGCAGCGCGAGTATCTGGATCTGGACGCCATCGTGCGGGGCGAGGGCGAGTTTGCGCTACCCGAGATGATCCAAGCCCACCGGCAAGGAGGCGGCCTACGCGGCGTCGCCGGGCTTTGGGTGAAGGCCGAAACGGCGTATGTCGATACCGGCCCCCGCCCCGAGATCGCCGACTTGGACGCCCTGCCCCTGCCCGATCGGGAAACGGTGGATCTGCCCCGGTATTTCGGCAAACCGTCGATGGACCTGATGTGGCGGCATCCGCGGTGGGCGTCGATTCTGACTTCGCGCTCGTGTCCGTTCAACTGCAGCTTCTGCGCCCACGCGATGGGTCGCGGCTACCGCACGCGCAGCGCGGAAAATGTCATGCGCGAGATCGATTGGCTTGTCGACCGCTACGGCATCGGCGAATTGCAGATTATCGACGACCTGTTCAACCTGGATCGCGAGCGCACCGCGGCCATCTGCCACGAGCTGCTCGACCGGCCGTACAAGCTGCACTTGGTATTCCCCAACGGCTTGCGCCTGGATCACCTCGACAATGAGTTGATCCGCCTCATGCGCCGCGCCGGTTTCGACCGCCTGCTGGCGCCGATCGAAACCGCCTCGCCACGTCTGCAAAAGGCCGTGGGTAAAAACCTGAATATCGACAAAGCGCTGGCCGCTATCCGTGAGATGTACCGGCTCGGGGTGTTCGTCCGCGTGACAACCATGCTCGGGTTTCCGACCGAAACCTACGAAGAGATGAAACACACATACCGAACGGCTTTTTCTGTTCCCGCGCAGTGGGTCAGCATCAACCAAGTCATGCCGCTGCCCGGCTCGCAACTGGCCAGGGATTTCGACGCCGAGGTGGCGAACGGCGATTGGCGATACGTCAATTTCGTGCGCACGACGATCAACCTGAGTACCGTGCCGCTGCGCAAAATCAATCGGCTCAAAAGAAAAGTGCTTTACCGCATGCTGTTGCCGCACCGTATCTATCGGTTGCTCCGCGACCTACCCCGAAACAACCTGGCGTTTTATGTGAAAATATTTCTGCTCAAGCTTTTCCAGCATACCGTAGTCAAGCATCCGGCAAAGAAGCTCGACGGCCGGTCGGTCGCCCCCCCTCAACCCATCGCGTTGGCTGCTGATCGTCGCCGAGCTCGATGATCGCGTCGACCGCTTCGCAGCGGCGATCACCCAACACCTGCAAGCCGTGTACGCCCGTGAGCAACATGTAGGGACGAATGAACTCGACCACCTGCGCGTCGCTCATCCCCTCGCCTTTCTGCGCCCGCAGGCTCCGCTCCTGCTTGATCCGCCACTCGACGATTTTCGCCAAACTCGGCACACGCAGCAGCACCAGAAAATCGATCAAACCAAAAAGCGACTCGTAGCCGGCCAAGCGGTCGTTGATGATCCGTCCCCAGTGACCGTCCGGATCGCGCTCGCGCTCGAAGGCCAGCGCCTCGGGCACGTTTTGCTTCAAACGCGCCAACTCCTCATCCTCCAGACGCGACATACCCACACACCAACCTTCCAGAATGAACACGTCCGGCCGGCCCCGCACGGTCGGCCATTGATCCGCCGGTAGAGGGTCACCCTTGCCTTGGTGCCGCGACTTATCGAACGCCGGGATCGGCGTGACGGCCGCCTCGTCCGCGGTGGCGAGATGGGCGATCGTCGCGGCGCCGAGCGCCACGTCGTGCGTGCCTGGGTTGCCGCGCGACACCTGATAGTAGGGGTTGTCCGGTTCCTGTTCCTGCAAGCGACGTCGTTGCGTCCAGGGTAAATAGATATCGTCGATCGACATCGGTACGACGCGCAGCCCCCGTTCTTCGAGGACGAATTGCAGGATCTTCGCCAGGGTCGACTTGCCGGACGCTTGGGAACCGCTGACGCCGACGGTGAGCATCCGGCCGGGCCGGTGTGTTTCCAGGATGCGCTCGGCCAGCGGCAGATGGAAGCGAAGGAACGCGTCGCTGAGGTCCGCGTCGATGCCCAGCTTCTCACGCTGAAAGCGCCGAAATGAGGCAAGCTGTGGGACGGTGTCGGTCATAGTGCGGACGCCTCCTCGGTCTTTTCCATATCTTGATTATTACAACTTTCGCGCGGGCGGTCGCCCCCTCGAGGTCGAGCGGGCAGCCACTTGGTCTTCCTTCGCACACGTGGGCGCGGATCCCCTGGATTCCAATGTAGTTTTCCAGCCCCACAGCGTCAAACCGCAAGTGGGATCGGCCTTTCTGTCGATTGCCTGTTTACATATGAGTATGGTATGTTCACGCCGACGGGAGGGTGTTGCCATGGATAAGGTGCTTACCGCTTTTGTGTTTGTGTTATTTATCGCGACCGCAATGTTGATGACAGGTTGTTTAGACGACGACGACGATGATGACAACGACGATGCATCGCCCGACGATGACGATGATGACGACAACGACGACGATGATAATGACGATGATAATGATGATGACGACGATGACGACGATGATGACGATGATGATGATGACGATGATGATGACGACGATGACGATGATGATAACGACGATGATGATAACAACGACGACGCCTTCGGACCGACCTTTCCAGTAACCCAAAACGGCGTAATGAGCGAAATGGTGGCCGGGGGCTGGTATTACCTCCACGACTTCGCCCATCTCGAGCAGTTCGGCGACTGCGCGCTGACGCTGCTGAGCCGGCGTGTCGTCATGGTTTGCGACGACGGCGCGAAAATCGAGGAGATCCTCGTCGCGCCCGCCGCCACCGAAGCCGACTTTGCGCAGGCGCCCGACCAGAGCGTCCACGTCGCATTTGTTGCCGGCCACGATGCCGACCTGTTTCACGTCGATAACGAAACCGGCGTATGGGACGTGACGAGTATCCCCGGCAGCTACATGAACGGGGACGTCGATATCGCCGTGGGCGAAGACGGCGAGCCGCACATCGCGCGAATCGCCGGCACAACTGGTTATCAAACTGTGCTCGTCGTCAGCCGCCGCGACCAGGATGATTGGACGTCGGAGGAATTGAGCTCGATCGGCGGTTTCAGCTACGTGCCCAATATCGTGGTGGACGGCGACGGCTATGAACACGTGGTGTTCGAATACATCACCTCCAGTCGACCGCCGCAGATGTACGTCGGCTACGCCACGACGGCCTCGAAAAGCTGGCGGTTGTCTTTGTTGCCGAAACGCATGGTCGAAAGCAAAAACGCCTTGGAGGTCGACGCGTCGAACAACGTTCACTACGTCGGCACCGCCCGCTGGCTACCGAATGTCGAGATGAACACCAACGACGGCGAAGGCTGGCAAACCGAAGTCGTAGCTGCCGGCGTCGGGTTCCAAAATACCGGCGCGACGATGGCCATCGCCGCCGACCAAAGCCGGCACGTTTCCTATTTCGCCGGCATCAACCTGCGCTACGCCTATGAAGACGGCGAGGACTGGTGCAACGAATCCATCGCGAACAGCTTGCCCGAAGTGCC from Candidatus Lernaella stagnicola includes these protein-coding regions:
- a CDS encoding radical SAM protein; the protein is MATSPMGLMYLSAMLRRNGHETKIIDGVIDPHWMDHLQNLVSTWRPDVVGFSLLSLDIDSVAESVRRLRESSVDALLVGGGPGAAFADEKQREYLDLDAIVRGEGEFALPEMIQAHRQGGGLRGVAGLWVKAETAYVDTGPRPEIADLDALPLPDRETVDLPRYFGKPSMDLMWRHPRWASILTSRSCPFNCSFCAHAMGRGYRTRSAENVMREIDWLVDRYGIGELQIIDDLFNLDRERTAAICHELLDRPYKLHLVFPNGLRLDHLDNELIRLMRRAGFDRLLAPIETASPRLQKAVGKNLNIDKALAAIREMYRLGVFVRVTTMLGFPTETYEEMKHTYRTAFSVPAQWVSINQVMPLPGSQLARDFDAEVANGDWRYVNFVRTTINLSTVPLRKINRLKRKVLYRMLLPHRIYRLLRDLPRNNLAFYVKIFLLKLFQHTVVKHPAKKLDGRSVAPPQPIALAADRRRAR